The following proteins are co-located in the Desulfatitalea tepidiphila genome:
- a CDS encoding DUF6901 family protein yields MINRGPFQFHYQFQFSNGQIKDYEISLDPDTLSLIPVATVADTPEWVHLEYQQCPDCPLHPDAHRNCPIAVNIMELVESFKAVFSYHDCTVVCETAERSYMKKTSVMEGLSSIFGVIMATSDCPVMEFLKPMARFHLPFATIEETTVRTASMYLLAQYFKYKNQPGIRFDFKTLEQHYSRVQVVNEGLLGRITSVGSEDADKNAIVTLHSLSQFLSMEMDYSLSGLEYIFAGRFAD; encoded by the coding sequence ATGATCAATCGGGGACCGTTTCAATTTCACTACCAATTTCAGTTCTCCAACGGCCAGATTAAAGATTATGAAATCTCTCTGGACCCGGATACATTGAGTTTGATCCCTGTCGCCACTGTCGCCGATACACCGGAATGGGTTCATCTGGAATATCAGCAGTGCCCGGATTGCCCCCTGCACCCGGATGCCCACCGGAATTGTCCGATCGCCGTAAATATCATGGAACTGGTCGAATCGTTCAAAGCCGTCTTTTCATATCATGACTGCACCGTCGTCTGCGAGACTGCAGAGCGTTCTTACATGAAAAAGACATCCGTGATGGAAGGGTTGTCGTCCATCTTCGGGGTGATCATGGCAACGAGCGATTGCCCGGTCATGGAATTTCTCAAGCCCATGGCACGGTTTCACCTGCCTTTCGCAACCATCGAGGAAACCACTGTCCGCACGGCTTCCATGTATCTGCTGGCTCAATACTTCAAATACAAGAATCAGCCGGGAATTCGTTTCGACTTCAAAACCCTGGAACAACATTACAGCAGGGTGCAGGTGGTCAACGAAGGTTTGCTTGGCCGCATCACCAGCGTCGGCAGTGAAGACGCAGATAAAAACGCGATCGTAACCCTCCACTCCCTCTCCCAGTTTTTGTCCATGGAGATGGACTATAGCTTGAGCGGATTGGAATATATCTTTGCGGGGCGCTTTGCCGATTGA